The DNA sequence CGGGGCGCAGGTCCTGGAGCGGACCGCCGGCGGCTTGATGGAGCTGACGGAGGTGAGCCGAAGCGGGGCCCGTACACCAGTCCGCTGTTGTAGCCCTCCACGGGCATGCGAGCCGGATCTGGTCGTCATCGACATCACCGCGGTCGACGAGTCGACCGGCGCTGGTGCACAACGAAAACGAAGGGGCAAGGTCGTAAGACGCCCAGTCCACGCTGCCGTCTCCGGAATGATCGCCAGAGGCGGGAGGTCGTCCGAGTCGCCGAGAACTCTGGGGATCCATCGCCGTGCTCGGGCGCTCCCCGGTCCTCGAAGCGCGACTCCTGCGCACTCAGCGCAGTTGCTCGGCTAGTCCGACGATGATGCCCTCCGGGCCGCGGAGGTAGCAGAGCAGATAGCTGTCCTCGAACCGGGCGATCTCGCCGACGAGTTCGGCGCCGTGAGGGCGCAGGCGGGCAACGGTGTCCTCGATGTCGTCGACGGCGAACATGACGCGGTGCGTGCCCGGAATGTTGTGCGGTTGGTTGCGTGGCCCGGCGCTGATCGCTGCGGGGCTGCGGTACTTCGCCAGCTCGAGCCGGCTGTGACCGTCTGGGGTCCGGACCATCGCGATGTCACAGCGGACGCCGTCGAGTCCGGTGCACTGGTCGGCGAAGAGGCCCTCAATCTCCGCCCTGCCCTCCAGCTCCATACCGAGTTCCACGAAGAACGCGATGGCGGCATCCATGTCCTCGACGACGATGCCGACGTTGTCCATCCGCTGAATCGCCATGCTGGTTTCTCCTTCTTCCTCGTGCGGCTGGTGGTGGCCGCTGATGTCCCTGGGACGGAGCCAGTGGCACGTTCTCGACGTCCGCAGACCGCCGAACTCCGAAAAACTGGATCGCGCCTCAGCACCGCTACAGCAGACGGCGGGTCTTGGTGTTGGAGACCGATACGCCCAGCTTCGCGACCACCGGCGCAGCCTCGCCCCGTAGCTTCCACCCGCAGCGGACAGTTGTGCCACGTTTGGGAAGGTGCTGGTGGCGGCGGGTGAAAGTATGGCCTGGTGAGCGGTGACGAGCGTCAGACAGCGGCTTGGGATTTGTACACGGCCCTCCACGGACTGGCTGCTGGGCACACGCAGGGCGAGATGCTCACGGCGGGGACCCCGCAGGGAGCGGTCCTGGGCGATGTGGACTACGCACTCGACCGACTGCGTGCCAGCGGTCCGATCCTGGCTCGGACAGATGCTGAGCTGGTGGCCATGGCAGAGGAGGCTGTACGTGCCTGGGCCGACCGCTCCGCCGACCGCCTCGTGTCGTTGCTGCCCGTGATTGACCAACTCGCCGTGATCAGTGGTGGCCATCTTCCCGACAGCTTGCCGCCCGTGTAGATCGGTCAACCAAGGTCCGCTGCCACACGAGAGCTGACCGTCTCAGCCGGCCGTGCCGCCGCCCGTCAGCACCCGTCCGGGCGAATGCGCGGTGCGGAAACGTCCCGGCGGGACGCGGCCGCTGCCTAGACGTAGACGACGTGGACGACGGTGACGGTTAGCACGGCGTTGCTGACGTAGTAGCGGACGACGGCCCCGCTGACGGTGGCCTCGCGCCGGTCGGCGTCGGCCTTGACCGGGGTGGATCCGTGCCCGTAGGGGTCGGCGGCCAGGCGCTGCATCCCGGTATCGAAGGCGGGCGGCCGGCAGCTCTCCGGCGGTGGCGACGACGAGATCGTCAGTGTGTCCGTCGCAGGGCACGGTGACGGGACCAGCCAGCGGCCTCACCCGTGCCCCTCGCCGGCCCCCGCCTCACCCCGTGGCCGGACAACGCCGCCCTCACCCTGCACCTGCCCCGCGCCTCGTGGACCACTTCCGGACAGGGGATCAGCGGTCAGAACGTGCAGAGCACGCCGAAGCACGGTCAACTGCTGCTCCTGGAGACCGAGCAATTGACGGAGCCGACCAACTTCCGCCTCCGCCAACTCACAGCGGTGACACTCCTCGACCAGCTGCCGCTCCAGCACCGAGACGTCTCGGCTGTCGGACCCCATCGCCGGGTCAGCCTCGATTCGCCCCGCGGGAACTGCTGACCGAGACAACTGCAGCCCGGCCGCACGCAAGTCGTCCTCCGGAATCAGCCAACCGAGCACACCATCTCGTACAGCATTGGGGAATCTCCCCGCATCCCGACGACGACGGATAGTGGACCGACTCACCCCGCACACAGCAGCGGCATCTCGTTGAGACAGCAAAGAAGGATTCATAACGGGTGAACGAGCCAGCCCATCGCCGGGCCACCCCGAGCCGTACCAGGAAGCTTCAGAGGTGAGCCGGCGGCGCAGTTCGCGGGGAGCAACGTCCAGGCTGGCCCGGTTCAGGCCAGCCTTCTGGCACGTGAATCCAGTGTCGATGACTGTAGAGGCACCCACTGATCGAGTGCCTTCCACAGCCTGACCTGGCATCAAGTCCAGCGGGGTCGCCAACCCGACGCGCCTGATGCACCCGGCTGCTCCCCGGAACCGTGGTCTGGCGTCCTGAGCGTCACGCATCGGACAATGTTCGTGGCGTTCTGTGATGCGGGGAGCATCATTCTGAGGGGGAATGCGGCATGTCGTCGAGCACGGATGGTGAGTACTGGTCGGCCCGCGGGCTGCCGAGCGTCTTCAAGCACAAGCTGCTGAGCAGCTACATACCGTCCTTCGGTGGGATGACCGGTTCGCGGAACAAACGGGTGGTCTACCTCGATGGCTACGCCGGAGAGGGCCGGTACGAGGACGGCACCGAGGCATCCGCGGAAATCGCCATGCGCGTGGCGTGCGACCACCAGCGTCAGCGCAGCGTGCAGTGGTCGTGCTTCTTCGTCGAGCGGAAGGCCGAGTCCTTCGCCCGACTGTCGGCCGTGGCGGAGTCCTACCGCGACCAGGGCGTTCGAGCACAGGTGCACAATGGCGACGTCAGCAGTGTCCTGCCACAGGTCATGGCGGCGGCAACCGGCGAGCCGCTGTTCCTGTTCCTTGACCCGTGCGGACTGTGCCTGCCCTTCGACCAGCTCGTGAACGTCCTGGCGCACAAACGCCCCAAGCAGGCGTGGCCTCCGACCGAGCTGCTGATGAACTTCAGCATGATGGCGGTGCGCCGCCTGGGCGGCAATGCTCGCTCCGACAAGGGCCTTGAAGCCTCCTCGCAGAGGTTCGACGCCGTGTGCGGCGGCACCTGGTGGCGGGAGTACTACACCGGTGGCCCCCGCGCCGAAGCCGCCGCCAAGGCTGGCGTCCCCGTGGACGAAGCCGTCGCCAGGGAGTACGCCAAGCGGCTGGGCAGAGCGACCGGGATGTCTGTCCGGTCCGTCCCCGTCTACAAGGCCCCCCATCACACCACCGCCGTCTACCACCTGGTCTTCGCTACCCGCAGCCAGCACGGCCTATGGGTGTTCGGAGACGCAGTGGCCCGCGCCCGAGATGCCTGGTGGGACACCCTGGACCTCATGGACGGCGCGCTGTTCTCCATGCGCCCCGACCCCACGCGGCTGGAAGCGGAAGCAGTGCCAGCCATTGCAAGGAACCTGGAAGCCCTCCTTCGAAAGGGGCGGCCGATCAAACTGGTCGACCACACCCTGGAGCTCTTCGGCACCTACTACGGGCAGGTCAAGGAGCCCGTCGCACGCAAAGCGGTCAAGCACCTGCACCAGGAAGGCGGAACAGCTACCAACGGGCAGGGCCCGAAGCCCCGAAACCTCATAGTCCAGCCGCCCCGGGCATTGCCCCGAACTGCCTGAAACTGTGTCGCCCTGGGGCTACGCGGCTGCCGGCAACGGCATCTGGTCCCAGGTGCGCCCCTGCAACTCCCGCCCCTGCGACTTCGGTGTACGGCCACCCCACTGCTTGAAGAAGAAGGCCACCTGGGCCTCAACGCATACGTCTCGGATCCCCGTCACCCAGCTCTCATCCAGCGGACGGTGCCGGGGACCGGATTCCCCACCGGCGATCACCCAGTCGATACCGCCCAGGTCCAGACCGTCGAGCGGGCCGAGCAGCGGCTCACACGACAGGAACCGGACCGCAGCCGGCACCCGCCGCAGATCATCGACCCGCGCCAGTTCCTTGGAGGTCTCCACCGACACACCCATCCACAGGTTCGACGGCCACTCCAACCGATCGGCGACCTGCCGCAACCTGCGGGCCCGCTTAGTCAGCACCTGGTAGGTGTGCTGAGGCGTATCCGCCATCACCGCGAACACGCGGCGCACGAAGTCCAACGGAACCCGGGCATGGAAGAGATCCGACATCGAGTTCACGAACACCGTCCGCGGGCTCCGCCACCCGTACGGCACCGACAGGGCGCCCTCATGCACCGTCAACCCGAACCCAGGACCGGAGGTTCGCGGATCTCCGTCGGCCTGGTACTTCTCCGAGCCCATCGCCTTCAACCGCTTCGCGAGAGCCAGCGCATAACAGTTGTCGCACCCCGGCGACACCCGGTCACAGCCGGTCGTGGGGTTCCACGTGGCCTCGGTCCATTCGATCCCACTGCGGTCACTCACCGCTCACCCCTCCAATACCGCGGCCGGCTACGCCAGCAACTGCCCAACGACTGCTGCCCGTACCCGACACCGCATCCAACCAGATGTCGTCACGCCCTTCGCTCCCACCGTTGCGGTCGAGATGGACGGTCTCGTGCATCAGGACGCCTCCGCCTCGGTCAGCGCCAGTACCTCAGCCAAGTGCCGCGCGCACACGCTCCGGTTCGGCAGGGCGCCACGGCTGCACGGCACTCCACCAACGCCGGAGCAGCTGACCGTTCCGGCCGCTTCGGCCAGGGCGAGACGCTCCACGGCCGAAGCGTCGGCTGCCTCGGTGCGGCAGAGCTTGCACAGGCCGTCCGTGAGGGCTGAACCGACCAAGAAGATCCGGCAGCCGCACTCAGTGCAGGAACCGCGTGGCGGACCGGCCAACTCGCGCTGCGCCGGGACCACAGGCGCCGAACGGTCGGGCTCACACTCACCGCACGCGCCGGACGGACCGAGCCGCCGGCCGTGCTCCGGGCACAGTCCAGCGGCCAGCCGCTGCTCATGCTGCACGCGCTTCCGCTCGGCGTGCCGGTCGGCGACGATGTCGTCGCACACCGGGCAGGACCGGCCGCTGGACCACAGCACGCCGGTCTCGCAGTCCAGGTGCCCGCAGCCCCAGCGCGGCAGCGCCACTCCGAGGAGCCACCGGCCCGGGTCACGGATCTCCGACGGCGAAGTCCCGGCGAACCGGGCGGTCAGCCGGTGCTGCAGGCGCTCAGCGTCCATCCCGCCCGCCAGCTGACGGCTGACCTCCCGGGCGATCTTTCGCTCCACGAACGGACTGTTCACCCGGGCCAGCAGCCAGTGGACCGGCTCCAGCACCGCGTAGATCTGAGGGCTCATTGACAGCTGCGGTCCGGTGTACAACGACCGCCCGCTGCTGGTGCGCTTTTCGCCGTTGGGCTTCGAGTCGGCGGGCTGGTCTTTCTCATCCGCGCGCAGCGCGAGACCGCCCGCGGCGTTCGTACGCGCATCCGCACCAGCCGGGTCCTCCCCAGCGTCTACTACCGGTACCTCGCCTACGGCGGATGAGAACAACGCGCGCTCGTCATCAGGTGAGTCAGTCGTAGGTGATTCCCTATTCGCGAGGGATCCCTCACCAACCAGCGAACCCGATCCCTCACCAACCAACAGACTGCCCGAGTCCTGCGCAGCGTCGTCCACCGGCTCCTGCGGGCACTCCTGGGCGGTCTGCGACGCGTCCGCGACCGGTTGCTCGTCGACCTCCTCAGCGGCCGTCGGGGCGATGTCATGAGCGACGAAGCGGTGGCGGCCCT is a window from the Streptomyces lydicus genome containing:
- a CDS encoding VOC family protein, coding for MAIQRMDNVGIVVEDMDAAIAFFVELGMELEGRAEIEGLFADQCTGLDGVRCDIAMVRTPDGHSRLELAKYRSPAAISAGPRNQPHNIPGTHRVMFAVDDIEDTVARLRPHGAELVGEIARFEDSYLLCYLRGPEGIIVGLAEQLR
- the tcmP gene encoding three-Cys-motif partner protein TcmP — protein: MSSSTDGEYWSARGLPSVFKHKLLSSYIPSFGGMTGSRNKRVVYLDGYAGEGRYEDGTEASAEIAMRVACDHQRQRSVQWSCFFVERKAESFARLSAVAESYRDQGVRAQVHNGDVSSVLPQVMAAATGEPLFLFLDPCGLCLPFDQLVNVLAHKRPKQAWPPTELLMNFSMMAVRRLGGNARSDKGLEASSQRFDAVCGGTWWREYYTGGPRAEAAAKAGVPVDEAVAREYAKRLGRATGMSVRSVPVYKAPHHTTAVYHLVFATRSQHGLWVFGDAVARARDAWWDTLDLMDGALFSMRPDPTRLEAEAVPAIARNLEALLRKGRPIKLVDHTLELFGTYYGQVKEPVARKAVKHLHQEGGTATNGQGPKPRNLIVQPPRALPRTA
- a CDS encoding DUF5131 family protein, producing MSDRSGIEWTEATWNPTTGCDRVSPGCDNCYALALAKRLKAMGSEKYQADGDPRTSGPGFGLTVHEGALSVPYGWRSPRTVFVNSMSDLFHARVPLDFVRRVFAVMADTPQHTYQVLTKRARRLRQVADRLEWPSNLWMGVSVETSKELARVDDLRRVPAAVRFLSCEPLLGPLDGLDLGGIDWVIAGGESGPRHRPLDESWVTGIRDVCVEAQVAFFFKQWGGRTPKSQGRELQGRTWDQMPLPAAA